The following are from one region of the Scylla paramamosain isolate STU-SP2022 chromosome 45, ASM3559412v1, whole genome shotgun sequence genome:
- the LOC135094492 gene encoding uncharacterized protein LOC135094492 isoform X6: MTLSTLVMRVTITNVMEAILESAFQLILQLYIVGTHYTELDQAYDVTLGSILSLSPLGHNTQLSKQVFSVLISLVSLTWSFTSYHRFSKLRGMTILDTLPLLFTIFFQVVSRAIACTVFTLAHTWKVFVVLGVHFVMVLVFKLKLEER; encoded by the exons ATGACCTTAAGCACATTGGTGATGAGGGTCACGATCACCAACGTCATGGAGGCCATACTTGAGTCGGCCTTTCAGTTAATTCTGCAGCTGTATATTGTTGGGACGCATTACACTGAGCTGGAccag GCTTATGATGTGACACTGGGCAGCATCCTATCTTTGTCACCACTGGGCCACAACACCCAGCTCTCAAAACAGGTGTTCTCTGTCCTCATCTCCCTCGTGTCCCTCACCTGGTCCTTCACGTCCTACCACAGGTTCTCAAAACTCAGAGGGATGACTATTTTAGACACACTGCCCCTCCTGTTCACAATATTCTTCCAG GTGGTGTCCCGCGCCATCGCCTGTACAGTGTTCACTCTGGCACACACGTGgaaggtgtttgtggtgttgggtGTACACTTTGTGATGGTGCTGGTATTTAAACTCAAgctggaggagag
- the LOC135094492 gene encoding ankyrin repeat domain-containing protein 23-like isoform X1: MERVEPILKFCVGPTLLHWAASKGYHDLVVDLLVRGLSVDACDRLGRTPLGLATFAGHSSTVSTLLQENAALSAEDKDWRIISREEVGLCLVRVIEETAVCSFDAARSECFTLLYLAAQQGYPNMMHWLLSLKVSPDVRNNQGETPLFVTSLAMPSSPLHITRHWGQVRSGELEIVQQLPPHTGLPRPASTI; this comes from the exons ATGGAGCGGGTGGAGCCTATTCTGAAGTTCTGCGTGGGGCCAACTCTCCTCCACTGGGCGGCATCAAAGGGCTACCATGACCTGGTGGTTGACCTCCTTGTTCGGGGCTTGTCT GTGGATGCTTGTGACCGGTTGGGCCGCACTCCACTGGGGCTGGCCACCTTTGCCGGCCACTCTAGCACTGTCAGCACCCTGCTGCAGGAGAACGCCGCTCTCTCTGCTGaag ACAAGGACTGGAGAATAATATCGCGTGAGGAGGTTGGTCTCTGCTTAGTTCGGGTCATTGAAGAAACTGCCGTGTGTTCCTTTGACGCGGCGAGGTCAGAATGCTTCACTCTGCTCTACCTGGCCGCCCAGCAAGGCTACCCGAACATGATGCATTGGCTTCTGTCCCTGAAG GTATCACCAGACGTACGTAACAACCAAGGCGAAACCCCGCTGTTTGTCACGAGCCTGGCAATGccctcttccccccttcacATCACAAGGCActggggtcaggtcaggtcag GTGAACTTGAAATCGTACAACAGCTTCCCCCCCACACAGGCCTACCAAGACCTGCCAGCACCATATGA
- the LOC135094492 gene encoding ankyrin repeat domain-containing protein 23-like isoform X4, whose translation MERVEPILKFCVGPTLLHWAASKGYHDLVVDLLVRGLSVDACDRLGRTPLGLATFAGHSSTVSTLLQENAALSAEDKDWRIISREEVGLCLVRVIEETAVCSFDAARSECFTLLYLAAQQGYPNMMHWLLSLKAYQDLPAPYEGHGDQKIL comes from the exons ATGGAGCGGGTGGAGCCTATTCTGAAGTTCTGCGTGGGGCCAACTCTCCTCCACTGGGCGGCATCAAAGGGCTACCATGACCTGGTGGTTGACCTCCTTGTTCGGGGCTTGTCT GTGGATGCTTGTGACCGGTTGGGCCGCACTCCACTGGGGCTGGCCACCTTTGCCGGCCACTCTAGCACTGTCAGCACCCTGCTGCAGGAGAACGCCGCTCTCTCTGCTGaag ACAAGGACTGGAGAATAATATCGCGTGAGGAGGTTGGTCTCTGCTTAGTTCGGGTCATTGAAGAAACTGCCGTGTGTTCCTTTGACGCGGCGAGGTCAGAATGCTTCACTCTGCTCTACCTGGCCGCCCAGCAAGGCTACCCGAACATGATGCATTGGCTTCTGTCCCTGAAG GCCTACCAAGACCTGCCAGCACCATATGAGGGACATGGAGATCAGAAAATATTATGA
- the LOC135094492 gene encoding uncharacterized protein LOC135094492 isoform X3 codes for MTWWLTSLFGACLWMLVTGWAALHWGWPPLPATLALSAPCCRRTPLSLLKPTDKDWRIISREEVGLCLVRVIEETAVCSFDAARSECFTLLYLAAQQGYPNMMHWLLSLKVSPDVRNNQGETPLFVTSLAMPSSPLHITRHWGQVRSGELEIVQQLPPHTGLPRPASTI; via the exons ATGACCTGGTGGTTGACCTCCTTGTTCGGGGCTTGTCT GTGGATGCTTGTGACCGGTTGGGCCGCACTCCACTGGGGCTGGCCACCTTTGCCGGCCACTCTAGCACTGTCAGCACCCTGCTGCAGGAGAACGCCGCTCTCTCTGCTGaag ccAACAGACAAGGACTGGAGAATAATATCGCGTGAGGAGGTTGGTCTCTGCTTAGTTCGGGTCATTGAAGAAACTGCCGTGTGTTCCTTTGACGCGGCGAGGTCAGAATGCTTCACTCTGCTCTACCTGGCCGCCCAGCAAGGCTACCCGAACATGATGCATTGGCTTCTGTCCCTGAAG GTATCACCAGACGTACGTAACAACCAAGGCGAAACCCCGCTGTTTGTCACGAGCCTGGCAATGccctcttccccccttcacATCACAAGGCActggggtcaggtcaggtcag GTGAACTTGAAATCGTACAACAGCTTCCCCCCCACACAGGCCTACCAAGACCTGCCAGCACCATATGA
- the LOC135094492 gene encoding ankyrin repeat domain-containing protein 23-like isoform X2, with protein MERVEPILKFCVGPTLLHWAASKGYHDLVVDLLVRGLSVDACDRLGRTPLGLATFAGHSSTVSTLLQENAALSAEDKDWRIISREEVGLCLVRVIEETAVCSFDAARSECFTLLYLAAQQGYPNMMHWLLSLKVSPDVRNNQGETPLFVTSLAMPSSPLHITRHWGQVRSGLPRPASTI; from the exons ATGGAGCGGGTGGAGCCTATTCTGAAGTTCTGCGTGGGGCCAACTCTCCTCCACTGGGCGGCATCAAAGGGCTACCATGACCTGGTGGTTGACCTCCTTGTTCGGGGCTTGTCT GTGGATGCTTGTGACCGGTTGGGCCGCACTCCACTGGGGCTGGCCACCTTTGCCGGCCACTCTAGCACTGTCAGCACCCTGCTGCAGGAGAACGCCGCTCTCTCTGCTGaag ACAAGGACTGGAGAATAATATCGCGTGAGGAGGTTGGTCTCTGCTTAGTTCGGGTCATTGAAGAAACTGCCGTGTGTTCCTTTGACGCGGCGAGGTCAGAATGCTTCACTCTGCTCTACCTGGCCGCCCAGCAAGGCTACCCGAACATGATGCATTGGCTTCTGTCCCTGAAG GTATCACCAGACGTACGTAACAACCAAGGCGAAACCCCGCTGTTTGTCACGAGCCTGGCAATGccctcttccccccttcacATCACAAGGCActggggtcaggtcaggtcag GCCTACCAAGACCTGCCAGCACCATATGA